A DNA window from Impatiens glandulifera chromosome 7, dImpGla2.1, whole genome shotgun sequence contains the following coding sequences:
- the LOC124945957 gene encoding OVARIAN TUMOR DOMAIN-containing deubiquitinating enzyme 4, whose product MVKNLKIMCSSLSMCAKNAFQYDGYLQRQMGNDIGYLASQGSSTSVCFSNSTSFSKPTYFNKSFTRAKNYSTIVNTQASRDSFSGLCISKQRGNIHSLSLKSAVSSENSQICLDISSGCHNMNVKFMVQKQRMTQQLSYKMGGFTGSGGGLIVGLLICYSTSENVHAEAAQPKQSREDSSVMFSQKKKVWTDYSVIGIPGDGRCLFRSVAHGACLRSGKPAPNGSLQKELADKLRVLVADEFVKRRKETEWFVEGEFDAYVSEIRKPLVWGGEPELFMASHVLQMPITVYMIDENSGGLISIVEYGQEEYGKENPIQVLYHGFGHYDALLIPGNKGPPKSRL is encoded by the exons ATGGTCAAGAATCTCAAGATCATGTGCTCCTCCCTCAGCATGTGTGCAAAAAATGCATTCCAGTACGATGGCTATTTGCAGAGACAAATGGGCAATGATATTGGTTATTTGGCATCTCAAGGATCGTCAACTTCAGTTTGTTTCTCCAACTCCACTAGCTTCTCCAAACCAACATACTTTAATAAGTCATTTACCAGGGCAAAAAATTATTCAACTATTGTTAACACCCAAGCATCGCGAGACAGCTTTTCGGGATTATGTATCTCCAAGCAAAGAGGCAACATACATTCTCTGTCACTCAAAAGTGCAGTCAGCTCTGAAAACTCACAGATATGCCTGGATATTTCATCTGGCTGCCACAATATGAATGTTAAGTTTATGGTGCAAAAACAAAGAATGACCCAACAGCTTAGCTACAAAATGGGAGGATTCACTGGATCTGGAGGAGGCTTGATTGTTGGATTGTTAATCTGCTATTCAACATCTGAAAATGTTCATGCTGAAGCAGCTCAGCCAAAACAAAGCAGGGAAGATTCTTCTGTTATGTTTTCACAGAAGAAGAAAGTCTGGACTGATTATTCTGTAATTG GAATTCCTGGTGATGGCAGGTGTTTATTTCGCTCAGTTGCTCATGGAGCTTGTTTGCGATCAGGGAAGCCAGCTCCAAACGGGAGCTTGCAGAAAGAGTTAGCTGACAAATTGCGTGTTCTG GTAGCTGATGAATTTGTCAAAAGGCGCAAGGAAACAGAATG GTTTGTAGAAGGTGAATTTGATGCATATGTATCAGAAATCCGGAAGCCGCTTGTATGGGGAGGGGAGCCTGAACTATTTATGGCTTCTCATGTTCTCCA GATGCCTATCACTGTGTACATGATTGACGAGAACTCAGGTGGCTTGATATCCATTGTAGAATATGGGCAAGAAGAGTATGGCAAGGAGAACCCTATTCAAGTGCTCTACCATGGTTTTGGCCATTACGATGCATTGTTAATTCCTGGAAACAAGGGTCCTCCTAAATCAAGACTTTAG
- the LOC124945241 gene encoding ribosome-binding ATPase YchF isoform X2, whose protein sequence is MARATCHHLIPSLALQFKSSSFLQNPTLPWRNIAQTSYFLASRRRNSTKISMSLKAGIVGLPNVGKSTLFNAVVENGKAQAANFPFCTIEPNVGIVAVPDPRLHVLSDLSKSQRAVPASIEFVDIAGLVKGASKGEGLGNKFLSHIREVDSILQIEKRMEKLKKGKVKDSPSKVKEEAERAALERIQAALMDGKPARSVVLTDIEKDAIKHLYLLTMKHVIYVANVAESDLAEAERNPYVQNLMSLASELQSGMVTISAQVESELSELPLEERTEYLKSLGVNESGLGNLIRTTYSLLGLRTYFTSGEKETKAWTILAGMTAPQAAGVIHSDFEKGFIRAETVAYDDFVKSGSFAAAREKGLLKSEGKDYIVQEGDVMLFRFNV, encoded by the exons ATGGCCAGAGCTACATGCCATCACCTCATTCCTTCATTGGCTCTTCAATTCAAATCCTCTTCCTTTTTGCAGAACCCCACCTTACCTTGGCGGAACATCGCACAAACCTCCTACTTCCTTGCCTCCAGGAGACGCAACTCCACAAAAATAAGCATGAGCCTCAAAGCCGGAATCGTCGGCCTTCCCAACGTCGGAAAATCAACTCTCTTTAATGCCGTT GTCGAAAATGGTAAAGCCCAAGCTGCTAACTTCCCTTTTTGTACAATAGAGCCAAATGTGGGGATAGTTGCTGTACCAGATCCTCGTCTCCATGTGCTATCTGATCTTAGTAAATCTCAAAGAGCAGTTCCAGCTTCCATAGAATTTGTAGATATTGCAGGCCTTGTGAAAGGGGCTAGTAAGGGGGAG GGTTTGGGAAATAAGTTCTTATCACATATTCGTGAAGTGGACTCCATACTTCAG ATTGAGAAAAGAATGGAGAAACTCAAGAAAGGAAAAGTCAAAGATTCACCGTCAAAAGTAAAG GAAGAAGCTGAAAGGGCAGCCCTCGAAAGAATTCAGGCAGCTCTAATGGATGGAAAGCCAGCACGATCAGTAGTATTAACAGATATTGAGAAGGATGCTATAAAGCATCTTTACTTATTAACTATGAAACATGTTATATATGTGGCCAATGTGGCAGAATCTGATCTAGCTGAGGCGGAAAGAAATCCTTATGTCCAAAATTTGATGAGCCTTGCATCTGAGTTGCAGTCTGGGATGGTTACAATTTCGGCACAG GTTGAATCAGAGCTTTCTGAACTTCCACTTGAAGAAAGAACAGAATATTTGAAGTCACTTGGTGTCAATGAAAGTGGCCTTGGTAATCTTATTAGAACAACATATTCCCTCCTAGGACTTCGTACTTATTTTACATCTGGTGAGAAG GAAACAAAAGCATGGACTATACTTGCAG GAATGACTGCTCCTCAAGCTGCTGGTGTAATTCACTCTGACTTTGAAAAGGGTTTCATTAGGGCAGAAACG GTTGCCTATGATGATTTTGTTAAGTCAGGCTCATTTGCGGCGGCTAGGGAGAAAGGACTG TTGAAATCGGAGGGGAAAGATTACATTGTACAAGAAGGGGATGTAATGCTGTTCCGATTCAATGTCTAA
- the LOC124945241 gene encoding ribosome-binding ATPase YchF isoform X1, giving the protein MARATCHHLIPSLALQFKSSSFLQNPTLPWRNIAQTSYFLASRRRNSTKISMSLKAGIVGLPNVGKSTLFNAVVENGKAQAANFPFCTIEPNVGIVAVPDPRLHVLSDLSKSQRAVPASIEFVDIAGLVKGASKGEGLGNKFLSHIREVDSILQVVRCFEDNDIVHVSGIVDPKSDVDVINLELIFSDLDQIEKRMEKLKKGKVKDSPSKVKEEAERAALERIQAALMDGKPARSVVLTDIEKDAIKHLYLLTMKHVIYVANVAESDLAEAERNPYVQNLMSLASELQSGMVTISAQVESELSELPLEERTEYLKSLGVNESGLGNLIRTTYSLLGLRTYFTSGEKETKAWTILAGMTAPQAAGVIHSDFEKGFIRAETVAYDDFVKSGSFAAAREKGLLKSEGKDYIVQEGDVMLFRFNV; this is encoded by the exons ATGGCCAGAGCTACATGCCATCACCTCATTCCTTCATTGGCTCTTCAATTCAAATCCTCTTCCTTTTTGCAGAACCCCACCTTACCTTGGCGGAACATCGCACAAACCTCCTACTTCCTTGCCTCCAGGAGACGCAACTCCACAAAAATAAGCATGAGCCTCAAAGCCGGAATCGTCGGCCTTCCCAACGTCGGAAAATCAACTCTCTTTAATGCCGTT GTCGAAAATGGTAAAGCCCAAGCTGCTAACTTCCCTTTTTGTACAATAGAGCCAAATGTGGGGATAGTTGCTGTACCAGATCCTCGTCTCCATGTGCTATCTGATCTTAGTAAATCTCAAAGAGCAGTTCCAGCTTCCATAGAATTTGTAGATATTGCAGGCCTTGTGAAAGGGGCTAGTAAGGGGGAG GGTTTGGGAAATAAGTTCTTATCACATATTCGTGAAGTGGACTCCATACTTCAG GTTGTAAGGTGTTTTGAAGATAATGACATAGTTCATGTGAGCGGCATTGTTGATCCAAAGTCAGATGTTGATGTTATCAACTTAGAGTTGATCTTTTCAGATCTGGATCAG ATTGAGAAAAGAATGGAGAAACTCAAGAAAGGAAAAGTCAAAGATTCACCGTCAAAAGTAAAG GAAGAAGCTGAAAGGGCAGCCCTCGAAAGAATTCAGGCAGCTCTAATGGATGGAAAGCCAGCACGATCAGTAGTATTAACAGATATTGAGAAGGATGCTATAAAGCATCTTTACTTATTAACTATGAAACATGTTATATATGTGGCCAATGTGGCAGAATCTGATCTAGCTGAGGCGGAAAGAAATCCTTATGTCCAAAATTTGATGAGCCTTGCATCTGAGTTGCAGTCTGGGATGGTTACAATTTCGGCACAG GTTGAATCAGAGCTTTCTGAACTTCCACTTGAAGAAAGAACAGAATATTTGAAGTCACTTGGTGTCAATGAAAGTGGCCTTGGTAATCTTATTAGAACAACATATTCCCTCCTAGGACTTCGTACTTATTTTACATCTGGTGAGAAG GAAACAAAAGCATGGACTATACTTGCAG GAATGACTGCTCCTCAAGCTGCTGGTGTAATTCACTCTGACTTTGAAAAGGGTTTCATTAGGGCAGAAACG GTTGCCTATGATGATTTTGTTAAGTCAGGCTCATTTGCGGCGGCTAGGGAGAAAGGACTG TTGAAATCGGAGGGGAAAGATTACATTGTACAAGAAGGGGATGTAATGCTGTTCCGATTCAATGTCTAA
- the LOC124946168 gene encoding COP9 signalosome complex subunit 6a-like, translating into MSSSSSSGLTFKLHPLVILNISDHYTRLKCQSHPSLAAINAVEVASPSQSTPPRVFGCVIGVQRGRTVEIFNSFELLFDPSTHALDRSFLEKKQELYKKVFPNFYILGWYSTGNEVQESDMHIHKALMDINESPVYVLLNPSINHTQKDLPVTIYESELHVIDGNPQLIFVRSSYTIETVEAERISVDHVAHLKPSDGGSAATQLAANLTGIHSAIKMLNSRIRVLHHYLVAMQKGDIPCENSLLRQVSSLLRRLPAIESEKFQDDFLMEYNDTLLVAYLAMLTNCSSTMNELVDKLNTTYDRHSRRGGGRTAFF; encoded by the exons atgtcATCGTCCTCAAGCAGCGGACTTACATTCAAGCTCCATCCTTTGGTGATACTTAATATATCTGATCACTACACCAGATTGAAGTGCCAATCACACCCCTCGCTTGCAGCCATTAACGCCGTCGAGGTTGCTTCTCCGTCTCAGTCTACTCCACCTAGGGTCTTTGGTTGCGTCATCGGTGTCCAGAGAGGAAGGACTGTCGAGATCTTCAACAGCTTTGAGCTTCTCTTTGATCCTTCCACCCACGCATTGGACCGATCCTTCTTGGAGAAAAAGCAAGAGCTCT ATAAGAAAGTCTTCCCCAATTTCTATATACTTGGATGGTATTCTACTGGGAATGAGGTTCAAGAGTCCGATATGCATATTCATAAAGCC TTGATGGATATCAATGAGAGTCCAGTGTATGTCCTTCTCAATCCTTCCATCAATCACACACAAAAGGATCTCCCAGTGACTATCTATGAAAGTG AGTTGCACGTTATTGATGGAAATCCACAACTTATTTTTGTAAGATCAAGTTATACCATCGAG ACTGTAGAAGCAGAACGTATATCTGTTGATCATGTTGCCCATCTTAAACCCTCTGATGGGGGTTCTGCTGCAACCCAAT tgGCTGCCAACCTCACTGGAATACACAGTGCCATCAAGATGCTGAATAGCAGAATCAGAGTGCTTCACCACTATCTCGTTGCTATGCAGAAAG GTGATATTCCTTGCGAGAACTCATTGCTTAGACAAGTATCCAGTCTTTTGAGAAGATTACCAGCAATCGAGTCAGAGAAATTTCAGGATGACTTCCTAATG GAATATAATGACACCTTGTTGGTTGCTTACCTGGCCATGTTAACAAACTGTTCAAg TACGATGAATGAGCTGGTGGACAAATTGAACACTACATATGACAGGCACAGTAGAAGGGGGGGTGGACGTACGGCTTTTTTCTGA